A region of the Gemmobacter fulvus genome:
CGCTGAGCTCGAACCGGACCTGATCGTTGCCTTTGCCGGTCGCGCCATGGGCCACGGCATCAGCGCCATGCTTGTGCGCAATCTCCACCAGATGTTTGGAGATCAGCGGCCGCGCGATCGATGTGCCCAGCAGATACAGCCCTTCATACAGCGCATTGGCGCGGAACATCGGGAACACGAAGTCGCGCACGAATTCTTCGCGCACGTCGACGATGTGGATGTTCTCTTCCTTGATGCCCAGCAGCAGCGCCTTCTGGCGTGCCGGCTCCAGCTCTTCGCCCTGGCCCAGATCGGCGGTGAAGGTCACCACTTCACAGCCATATTCGGTTTGCAGCCATTTCAGGATGATCGAGGTATCGAGACCGCCCGAATAGGCAAGCACGACTTTCTTGGGCTTGGACATGAGACCGCTCCATCGAGGTTTCGCCCGCGATTAAAGGGAAACGCGCGCAAGGGCAAGCATCCTGGGGCAGTTGACAGTGCGCGCGGCCTCTGCGCCATTGCAACCTCAGGGTATCAAGAGGCGTGACGATGAAAGCTTGGCAGATTTTCACCCATTCGGTGCGGCAGGTATTTGGCAATTTCAACGATGCGCTGCGGATCTCCGGGCTGATCTACATCGTGCAGATGATGATTGCCGTGGCGCTGGGCGGCATGGGCATCTCGCCGGGGAACACGTTGGAGCCGACAGTGGGCGTGGCGTTCGGTGCGCTGTTTGCCTCGCTGGCCTTTCTGATCGGATCCTTGTGGATCGCGGTCTCCTGGCACCGCTTTGTGTTGCAGGCCGAAGGGCAGCATAGCCTTGTGCCGCCGTTTCATGGGGCAAAGATTGGCGCCTATTTCGTGAAATCCCTGCAAATCGGCCTGATCGCCGCCATTGTCGGCTTTGCGCTGGCCTCGCTCATCGGCACATTGGTCCTGTCGGCGCTGGGGCAGACGGTGTTTGCCGGAATGTTGGTGATCTTCCTGACGCTGGTGCCGGTTCTGGCCATCGTGAACCGGTTCAGCGCGATTCTGCCGGGCATCGCGCTGGGGGAAAAGCTGACGCTGACCGACGGCTGGCGGGCGACGGCGGGCGATGGGGTGACCATGCTGCAACTGGCGGCGATTGTCGCGTTTTGCAGCCTGTTGCTGGGCCTGCCGCTGGAGGCGTTGACCCCCGGTTCGATCCCGTCGCTGCTGGCCGAGGTGGTGCTGGGTTGGGTTCAGGTGATGGTCGGCGTGTCGATCCTGACGACGCTTTATGGCCATTACATCGAAAAACGCTCGCTGGTCTGATCTTGCCATTCCGGTGCGCTCGGGTCTAATCGGCGGATGACCGATTTTGCCAAAGCCGCCCGCCGCACCTGTGAAGCCCTGCGCGACCTGTTCGAGGCCACGCCGCTGCAACGCAATGACCATCTTTCGACCCGTTATGGGGCCGAAATCTGGCTGAAGCGCGAGGATCTGACGCCGGTGCGCAGCTACAAGCTGCGCGGGGCGTTCAATGCCATGCGCAAGGTGCGGGCAACCCAACCGGATCAGGGCCATTTCGTCTGTGCCAGCGCGGGCAACCATGCGCAGGGCGTGGCCTATGCCTGTCGCCATTTCGAGGTGAAGGGCACGATCTTCATGCCGGTGACAACGCCGCAGCAAAAGATCGACAAGACGCGCACCTTTGGTGGTGCTGCCGTCGAGATCGTGCTGACCGGCGACTATTTCGATCAGACGCTGGCGGCGAGCCAAGCCTATTGCCGCGAGAAGGGGGCGCATTTCCTGTCGCCCTTCGATGACCCGGATGTGATCGAAGGTCAGGCCTCGGTGGCGGTGGAAATTCTGGATCAGCTGGGGCAGGCACCGGATCTGGTGATCCTGCCGGTGGGCGGCGGCGGGCTGGCCTCGGGCGTGACGGCCTATTTGCGGCAGGCGGCCCCGGACACCGATTTCCGCTTTGTCGAACCCTTGGGCGGTGCGAGCCTGACGGCGGCGCTGGAGGCGGGTCAGCCGGTGACATTACCGCGCATCAACAGTTTCGTCGATGGTGCTGCGGTGGCGCGGCTGGGGGTGAACACCTTTGCGCGGCTGGATTGGGTTCCGCCGGAACAGGTGCTGCTGGCCCCTGAGGACCGGATCTGCGTGACCATGCTGGAGATGCTCAACGTCGAAGGCATCGTGCTGGAACCGGCGGGGGCGCTGTCGGTCGATGTGCTGCCGGTGCTGGCCGATCAGATCCGGGGCAAGACGGTGGTCTGCGTCACCTCGGGCGGCAATTTCGATTTTGAACGCCTGCCCGAAGTGAAGGAGCGCGCGCAACGCTATTCCGGGCTGAAGAAATACTTCATCCTGCGGATGCCGCAACGCCCCGGTGCGCTGCGCGAATTTCTGATGATGCTGGGGGCCGAGGATGACATCGCCCGCTTTGAATACCTCAAGAAATCGGCGCGCAACTTCGGCTCTGTCCTGATCGGGATCGAAACGAAATCGGCAGACAATTTTGCGCAGCTTTATGGGCGCATGGATGCGGCCGGGTTCACCTATCGTGACATCACCGGCGATGAATCCCTGGCCGAATTCCTGATCTGATCTGATCAGGCGGCGGACAGGCGGGCCAGCCCGGCCTGAAAC
Encoded here:
- the ilvA gene encoding threonine ammonia-lyase IlvA: MTDFAKAARRTCEALRDLFEATPLQRNDHLSTRYGAEIWLKREDLTPVRSYKLRGAFNAMRKVRATQPDQGHFVCASAGNHAQGVAYACRHFEVKGTIFMPVTTPQQKIDKTRTFGGAAVEIVLTGDYFDQTLAASQAYCREKGAHFLSPFDDPDVIEGQASVAVEILDQLGQAPDLVILPVGGGGLASGVTAYLRQAAPDTDFRFVEPLGGASLTAALEAGQPVTLPRINSFVDGAAVARLGVNTFARLDWVPPEQVLLAPEDRICVTMLEMLNVEGIVLEPAGALSVDVLPVLADQIRGKTVVCVTSGGNFDFERLPEVKERAQRYSGLKKYFILRMPQRPGALREFLMMLGAEDDIARFEYLKKSARNFGSVLIGIETKSADNFAQLYGRMDAAGFTYRDITGDESLAEFLI